The following coding sequences are from one Lysinibacillus sp. FSL W8-0992 window:
- a CDS encoding CTP synthase, whose product MTKYIFVTGGVVSSLGKGIVAASLGRLLKNRGLEVTIQKFDPYINIDPGTMSPYQHGEVFVTDDGAEADLDLGHYERFIDINLGKHSTVTSGRVYQSVLQKERRGDYNGGTVQVIPHITNEIKERIQRAGRETNADVVITEVGGTVGDIESLPFLEAIRQMKTNLGHNNVMYVHCTLIPYIKAAGELKTKPTQHSVKELRSLGIQPNIIVVRTEQEVPEEMKEKLALFCDVQPHEIIESRDAEHLYEVPLNLHAQDFDDIVLDHFGIEAPEADMEEWRDLVAKVKSLPNKRKVALVGKYVELQDAYISVVEALKHAGYAFNSDIDIDWINAEHVDADNVVALLKDADAILVPGGFGDRGVEGKILATQYARENNVPFLGICLGMQLATIEFARNVLGLNGAHSTELDAETQYPIIDFLPDQNDNVDIGGTLRLGLYPCKLKEGSKASDAYDKELVYERHRHRYEFNNEYREAMEAAGLVFSGTSPDGKLVEIIELPENNFFVACQFHPEFVSRPNRPQPLFRDFIGATFK is encoded by the coding sequence ATGACAAAGTATATTTTTGTAACAGGTGGGGTTGTGTCATCACTTGGAAAAGGGATTGTAGCAGCATCTCTAGGACGTTTATTAAAAAACCGTGGGTTAGAAGTAACGATTCAAAAATTTGACCCATATATCAATATTGACCCAGGTACAATGAGCCCATATCAACATGGTGAGGTTTTCGTTACAGATGATGGCGCTGAGGCTGACTTGGACTTAGGTCACTATGAGCGTTTCATTGACATTAACCTAGGCAAACATTCAACTGTAACATCTGGTCGCGTATATCAATCTGTATTACAAAAAGAACGTCGTGGTGACTATAACGGCGGAACAGTTCAAGTAATTCCTCATATTACAAATGAAATTAAAGAACGTATCCAACGCGCAGGACGTGAAACGAATGCAGATGTTGTTATTACTGAGGTTGGAGGAACTGTAGGGGATATTGAATCACTACCATTCCTAGAGGCTATTCGTCAAATGAAAACCAATTTAGGCCATAACAATGTAATGTATGTTCACTGTACGTTAATTCCTTACATTAAAGCTGCCGGTGAATTAAAAACAAAACCAACACAACATTCTGTTAAAGAATTACGTTCTTTAGGGATTCAGCCAAATATTATCGTTGTACGTACAGAACAAGAAGTGCCAGAAGAAATGAAAGAAAAATTAGCATTATTCTGTGACGTTCAACCTCATGAAATTATCGAATCTCGTGATGCAGAGCATTTATATGAAGTACCATTAAATCTTCATGCGCAAGATTTCGATGATATCGTACTTGATCATTTCGGTATTGAAGCACCAGAGGCAGATATGGAAGAATGGCGCGACCTTGTTGCAAAAGTGAAGAGCCTACCAAATAAACGAAAAGTGGCATTAGTAGGTAAGTATGTAGAATTACAAGATGCTTATATTTCAGTTGTAGAGGCGTTAAAACATGCAGGTTATGCGTTTAACTCTGATATCGATATTGATTGGATTAACGCAGAGCATGTAGATGCTGACAATGTTGTAGCATTACTAAAAGATGCTGATGCTATTTTAGTACCAGGTGGCTTTGGTGATCGAGGCGTTGAAGGTAAAATTTTAGCAACTCAGTATGCTCGTGAAAATAACGTACCGTTTTTAGGTATTTGCTTAGGTATGCAACTAGCAACAATAGAATTTGCTCGTAACGTACTAGGCTTAAATGGAGCGCATTCTACAGAACTTGATGCGGAAACACAATATCCTATTATTGATTTCTTACCAGATCAAAACGATAACGTAGATATTGGTGGTACATTACGTTTAGGTTTATATCCATGTAAGTTAAAAGAAGGATCAAAAGCAAGTGATGCTTACGATAAAGAGCTTGTGTACGAACGTCACCGTCATCGTTATGAATTCAATAATGAATACCGCGAGGCAATGGAAGCGGCAGGTCTTGTATTCTCAGGTACAAGCCCAGACGGAAAATTAGTGGAAATTATTGAGCTACCAGAAAACAACTTCTTTGTAGCTTGCCAATTCCACCCAGAATTCGTATCACGTCCAAACCGTCCACAACCATTATTCCGTGATTTCATCGGAGCAACATTTAAATAA
- the fsa gene encoding fructose-6-phosphate aldolase, with translation MKFFIDTANFDEIKEAHAWGILSGVTTNPSLVAKEENVSFHDRLREIAELVDGSVSGEVIALDAEGMIKEGLELAAIAPNITVKLPMTPAGLEACRFFANKGIKTNVTLIFSANQALMAARAGATYVSPFIGRLDDIGLNGVELIETISDIFTIHNIETQIIAASIRHPQHVTAAALAGAHISTTPFKVLKQLFHHPLTEKGIEGFLADWNKRKGE, from the coding sequence ATGAAATTCTTTATTGATACAGCAAACTTTGACGAAATTAAAGAAGCACACGCATGGGGTATTTTATCGGGTGTTACGACAAATCCATCATTAGTTGCAAAAGAGGAAAACGTTTCTTTTCATGATCGACTACGTGAAATTGCAGAGCTTGTAGACGGCTCAGTAAGTGGAGAGGTAATTGCATTAGATGCTGAAGGAATGATTAAAGAAGGTCTAGAGTTAGCTGCGATTGCTCCGAATATCACAGTTAAATTACCGATGACACCAGCTGGCTTAGAGGCTTGCCGCTTCTTTGCAAACAAAGGTATTAAAACAAACGTAACACTAATTTTTAGTGCAAACCAAGCATTAATGGCTGCGCGTGCGGGTGCTACATATGTATCACCATTTATCGGCCGTTTAGATGATATTGGTCTAAATGGTGTAGAGCTTATTGAAACAATTTCAGATATTTTTACAATCCATAACATTGAAACGCAAATTATTGCAGCATCTATTCGTCACCCTCAACACGTAACGGCGGCAGCACTTGCGGGCGCTCATATTTCAACAACTCCTTTTAAAGTGTTAAAACAACTTTTCCACCATCCATTAACGGAAAAAGGAATTGAAGGATTTTTAGCGGATTGGAATAAGCGAAAAGGTGAATAA
- the rho gene encoding transcription termination factor Rho produces the protein MSALTIAQLENMTLKELYALARQYKISYYSKLTKKELIFAILKTRSEQEGYFFMEGVLEIVSQEGFGFLRPINYSPSKEDIYISASQIRRFDLRNGDKVSGKVRPPKENERYYGLLQVDAVNGEDPEVAKERVHFPALTPLYPDRQIKLETTQSNLSTRIMDLVAPVGFGQRGLIVAPPKAGKTSLLKEIANAITTNHPEAELIVLLIDERPEEVTDIERSVNADVVSSTFDEVPENHVKVAEIVLERARRLVEHKRDVIILMDSITRLARAYNLVIPPSGRTLSGGIDPAAFHRPKRFFGSARNIEEGGSLTILATALVDTGSRMDEVIYEEFKGTGNLELHLDRQLAERRIFPALDIRRSGTRKEELLLEPEQLEKLWAIRKTFSDAPDFAERFLKKIRTTKSNEEFFEKLNEDMKKATKGKGLL, from the coding sequence ATGTCTGCATTGACAATCGCTCAATTAGAAAACATGACGTTAAAAGAGCTTTACGCCCTCGCACGCCAATACAAAATTTCGTATTATAGCAAACTAACGAAAAAGGAATTAATTTTTGCTATTTTGAAAACGCGTTCAGAACAAGAGGGTTATTTCTTTATGGAAGGGGTACTTGAAATTGTTTCGCAAGAGGGCTTCGGCTTCCTTCGTCCAATAAATTACTCACCGAGTAAAGAAGATATTTATATTTCAGCTTCTCAAATTCGTCGTTTCGATCTTCGTAATGGGGATAAGGTGTCTGGCAAAGTACGCCCACCTAAAGAAAATGAACGTTACTATGGCTTACTACAGGTTGATGCTGTAAATGGAGAAGACCCTGAAGTAGCAAAAGAACGTGTTCACTTCCCAGCATTAACGCCGTTATATCCTGATCGTCAAATTAAGCTTGAAACAACACAGAGCAATCTATCAACACGAATTATGGATTTAGTAGCACCAGTAGGATTTGGTCAACGTGGTTTAATCGTCGCGCCTCCAAAAGCCGGTAAAACATCTTTACTTAAAGAAATTGCCAATGCCATTACAACGAATCACCCTGAGGCTGAGTTAATCGTCTTACTTATTGATGAGCGCCCTGAGGAAGTAACGGACATTGAGCGTTCTGTTAATGCGGATGTCGTGAGTTCTACGTTCGATGAAGTACCAGAAAATCATGTTAAGGTAGCGGAAATCGTGTTAGAACGAGCTCGCCGTTTAGTAGAACATAAACGTGACGTTATTATTTTAATGGACTCTATTACGCGTCTTGCACGTGCGTATAACTTAGTTATTCCACCGAGCGGTCGTACGCTTTCAGGTGGTATTGACCCTGCAGCCTTCCATAGACCAAAACGATTCTTCGGTTCTGCTCGTAATATCGAAGAAGGTGGTAGCTTAACAATTTTAGCTACAGCTTTAGTAGATACTGGATCACGTATGGATGAAGTAATCTATGAGGAATTTAAAGGGACTGGTAACTTAGAGTTGCACTTAGATCGACAACTAGCAGAGCGTCGTATTTTCCCTGCGCTTGATATTCGTCGTTCAGGTACACGTAAGGAAGAATTACTTCTTGAACCAGAACAACTTGAAAAACTATGGGCAATTCGCAAAACATTTTCAGATGCACCAGATTTTGCAGAGCG
- a CDS encoding UDP-N-acetylglucosamine 1-carboxyvinyltransferase: protein MDVYKITGENRLKGTIKVSGAKNSAVALIPASILANSPVTIGGIPEISDAWTLKALLEEIGGEVQFENGKMIIDPSEMLALPLPNGNVKKLRASYYLMGAMLGRFKKAVIGLPGGCFLGPRPIDQHIKGFEALGAKITNEHGAIYLRAEELIGAKIYLDVASVGATINIMLAAVRAKGRTVIENAAKEPEIIDVATLLTNMGANIKGAGTSVIRIEGVDELHGTEHTIIPDRIEAATFMIMAAAVGDGITIDNVIPLHLEAITAKLREMGVKIDIGEESIFVPKTDLSTLQAVDVKTIVYPGFPTDIQQPLSVLMTQAFGSSKITDTIYSARFKHIDELRRMNANARVEGNTAIITGQSKLHGSSVTATDLRAGAALVLAGLLAEGETEIHDIYHIERGYSSLIEKLRDLGADIRRETIMVSVAEAKE, encoded by the coding sequence ATGGATGTTTATAAAATTACAGGCGAAAATCGTCTAAAAGGTACAATTAAAGTTAGTGGTGCAAAAAATAGTGCAGTCGCCTTAATACCAGCATCAATTTTGGCGAACTCTCCAGTGACAATTGGAGGGATTCCAGAAATTTCAGATGCTTGGACTTTAAAAGCCTTGTTAGAAGAGATCGGTGGAGAAGTACAATTTGAGAATGGCAAAATGATTATTGATCCTTCCGAAATGCTTGCACTACCTTTGCCAAATGGTAATGTAAAAAAACTCCGTGCCTCTTATTATTTAATGGGGGCAATGCTTGGTCGCTTCAAAAAGGCTGTCATTGGCTTGCCAGGTGGTTGCTTCTTAGGACCGCGTCCGATTGATCAACACATTAAAGGCTTTGAGGCACTTGGTGCTAAAATTACAAACGAGCACGGTGCGATTTATTTACGTGCAGAAGAATTAATTGGTGCCAAAATTTATTTAGATGTCGCAAGTGTTGGCGCTACAATCAATATTATGTTGGCAGCAGTACGTGCAAAGGGTCGTACGGTTATTGAAAATGCAGCAAAAGAACCTGAAATAATCGACGTAGCAACACTTCTTACAAATATGGGTGCCAATATTAAAGGTGCTGGTACAAGTGTAATTCGTATCGAAGGTGTTGATGAGCTGCACGGTACGGAGCATACAATTATTCCTGACCGTATTGAAGCTGCAACTTTTATGATTATGGCAGCAGCAGTTGGCGACGGCATTACGATAGACAATGTAATTCCGCTACATTTAGAGGCAATTACTGCAAAACTTCGTGAAATGGGCGTCAAGATTGATATAGGTGAGGAAAGCATTTTTGTTCCAAAAACAGACCTATCTACATTGCAGGCAGTTGATGTTAAGACGATTGTGTATCCTGGATTCCCTACAGATATTCAGCAACCACTTTCTGTGTTAATGACACAGGCATTTGGCTCCTCAAAAATTACAGATACGATCTATTCGGCTCGGTTTAAACATATTGATGAGCTACGTCGTATGAATGCCAACGCACGTGTAGAAGGGAATACAGCGATAATTACCGGTCAAAGTAAATTACATGGCTCAAGCGTAACTGCAACAGACCTTCGCGCGGGTGCAGCATTAGTATTAGCTGGACTATTAGCAGAAGGTGAAACTGAAATTCACGATATCTATCATATTGAACGTGGCTATAGCTCACTTATTGAAAAATTACGTGACTTAGGCGCAGATATTCGACGTGAAACAATTATGGTCAGTGTTGCAGAGGCAAAGGAATAA
- a CDS encoding DUF2529 family protein, with protein MSKILTTQLSGLLQRITQSEEESIEETARLLAQAAIGEGNVYFACFGEMQVVELNALQGVERFAKLLPWTEHTEVSEADRICIFTRSAHDLEALALAKKLNEHFIPFAAVASEVANAENPLADLAYTYISTRMRGGLLPNDLGERIVVPHAIAALFIYEAIKIAYDEMLGFDDEEL; from the coding sequence ATGTCAAAAATATTAACAACACAGCTGAGCGGATTATTACAAAGAATAACACAAAGCGAAGAAGAATCTATTGAAGAAACAGCACGTTTACTTGCACAAGCAGCAATAGGCGAAGGAAATGTTTACTTTGCTTGTTTTGGCGAAATGCAAGTTGTCGAGTTAAATGCACTTCAAGGTGTTGAGCGTTTCGCTAAGCTACTCCCTTGGACAGAGCATACTGAAGTTAGTGAAGCCGATCGTATTTGTATTTTTACCCGTAGTGCACACGATCTGGAAGCTTTAGCTTTAGCAAAAAAATTGAACGAACACTTTATTCCATTTGCAGCCGTAGCTAGTGAAGTAGCAAATGCAGAAAATCCATTAGCCGATTTAGCGTATACATATATCTCTACTCGTATGCGCGGAGGATTGTTACCTAATGATTTAGGTGAGCGCATTGTTGTACCGCATGCAATAGCTGCCCTATTCATTTATGAAGCTATAAAAATCGCTTATGATGAAATGCTCGGATTTGATGATGAAGAGCTATAA
- a CDS encoding class II fructose-bisphosphate aldolase: protein MALVSMKEMLIKAKAEGYAVGQFNINNLEWTQAILQAAEEEKSPVILGVSEGAGKYMGGFISVVHMVKGLMESYGITVPVAIHLDHGSSFEKCKEAIDAGFTSVMIDASHHPFEENIATTSKVVEYAHAKGVSVEAELGTVGGDEDGVIGGIMYADPEECRKMVELTDIDCLAPALGSVHGPYKGEPNLGFKEMEEISNLADLPLVLHGGTGIPTKDIQRSISLGTAKINVNTENQIAATKVIREILDNDKDVYDPRKFLAPAREAIKTTVVGKIREFGSAQKA from the coding sequence ATGGCATTAGTATCTATGAAAGAGATGTTAATTAAAGCAAAGGCAGAAGGTTATGCAGTTGGTCAATTCAACATCAACAACCTTGAATGGACACAAGCAATTTTACAAGCAGCGGAAGAAGAGAAATCACCTGTAATCCTTGGCGTATCTGAAGGCGCAGGTAAATATATGGGTGGATTTATCTCAGTAGTACACATGGTAAAAGGATTAATGGAATCTTATGGTATTACAGTTCCAGTTGCTATTCATCTTGACCATGGTTCTAGCTTTGAAAAGTGTAAAGAAGCGATTGATGCAGGATTTACTTCTGTTATGATTGATGCTTCACACCATCCTTTCGAAGAAAATATCGCAACTACTTCAAAAGTAGTTGAATATGCACATGCCAAAGGTGTCTCTGTAGAAGCTGAGCTTGGAACAGTTGGTGGGGACGAGGATGGCGTAATTGGTGGTATTATGTACGCTGATCCAGAAGAATGCCGTAAAATGGTTGAATTAACAGATATTGATTGCCTAGCACCAGCACTTGGCTCTGTACATGGTCCTTACAAAGGAGAACCAAACTTAGGCTTTAAGGAAATGGAGGAAATCTCAAACTTAGCAGATCTTCCTTTAGTATTACATGGTGGTACAGGTATTCCAACAAAAGATATTCAACGCTCAATTTCATTAGGTACTGCTAAAATTAACGTTAATACTGAAAATCAAATCGCAGCTACAAAAGTGATTCGTGAAATTCTTGACAATGATAAAGATGTTTACGATCCTCGTAAATTCTTAGCGCCAGCTCGTGAAGCGATTAAAACAACAGTTGTCGGTAAAATCCGTGAATTTGGAAGTGCACAAAAAGCATAA
- a CDS encoding response regulator, which produces MKRLLIVDDQQGIRLLLNEVLKKEGYVTYLAANGAEALRYAEEESMDCVLLDMKIPGMDGIEILKCLKEKWPQLPVFMMTAYGELDVVQEALELGAIRYFTKPFDIFEVRDAVNKTLNT; this is translated from the coding sequence GTGAAACGATTACTAATTGTTGATGATCAGCAGGGAATTCGTTTGCTATTAAATGAAGTTTTGAAAAAAGAAGGTTATGTTACATATTTAGCAGCTAATGGCGCTGAAGCACTACGTTATGCAGAGGAAGAATCAATGGATTGTGTATTGCTAGATATGAAGATTCCTGGCATGGATGGCATAGAAATTTTAAAATGTTTAAAAGAGAAATGGCCGCAATTACCTGTCTTTATGATGACCGCTTACGGTGAATTAGATGTAGTACAGGAAGCATTGGAATTAGGGGCAATTCGTTACTTTACTAAGCCATTTGATATTTTTGAAGTACGTGATGCAGTAAATAAAACATTAAACACATAA
- the glpX gene encoding class II fructose-bisphosphatase has protein sequence MERSLSMEVVRVTEAAAIASGKWMGRGLKIEADDAATTAMRSMFDTIPMHATVVIGEGEMDEAPMLYIGEELGLRNGGPQVDIAVDPLEGTNIVAKGTNGAMTVLAIADKGNLLNAPDMYMEKIAVGPEAAGKVDINASVTYNLLQVAKAKNKDISDVVATLLDRPRHQAIVDEIREAGARIKFIQDGDVGAAINTAFDETGIDIMFGMGGAPEGVISAVALKCLGGDFQAKLVPEDEDQLERCKKMGVDVEKVLYLDDLVKGDDAIFAATAVTDCELLKGVQYKGAYALTHSVVMRAKTGTVRFVEGRHALDKKPSY, from the coding sequence ATGGAACGTAGTTTATCGATGGAAGTAGTACGAGTAACAGAGGCAGCAGCAATCGCATCCGGGAAATGGATGGGTCGCGGTTTGAAAATTGAGGCAGATGATGCAGCAACGACAGCAATGCGCTCAATGTTCGATACGATTCCAATGCATGCTACAGTAGTTATTGGGGAAGGTGAAATGGACGAAGCGCCAATGCTTTATATCGGTGAAGAACTTGGCCTTCGTAATGGCGGTCCTCAAGTAGACATAGCAGTCGATCCTTTAGAAGGTACAAATATAGTAGCAAAAGGTACAAATGGTGCAATGACTGTATTAGCAATTGCTGATAAGGGTAATCTGTTAAATGCACCAGATATGTATATGGAGAAAATCGCTGTAGGGCCAGAAGCTGCAGGAAAAGTTGATATTAATGCCTCTGTTACTTATAATTTATTACAAGTAGCAAAAGCAAAAAATAAAGATATTTCTGATGTAGTAGCTACTCTATTAGATCGCCCTCGCCATCAAGCAATAGTAGATGAGATTCGTGAAGCGGGAGCACGTATTAAATTTATTCAAGATGGAGATGTAGGTGCTGCTATTAACACAGCATTCGATGAAACAGGCATCGACATTATGTTTGGAATGGGCGGCGCACCAGAAGGTGTTATTTCAGCTGTTGCATTAAAATGCCTAGGCGGAGACTTCCAGGCCAAATTAGTGCCAGAAGACGAAGATCAGTTAGAACGCTGTAAAAAAATGGGCGTAGATGTAGAGAAAGTTCTTTACTTAGATGACTTAGTAAAAGGTGACGATGCAATTTTTGCAGCAACTGCAGTTACAGATTGTGAGCTTTTAAAAGGTGTTCAGTACAAAGGAGCTTACGCATTAACACATTCAGTTGTTATGCGAGCGAAAACAGGTACTGTACGATTTGTAGAAGGTCGTCACGCGCTTGATAAAAAACCTAGCTATTAA